Proteins encoded within one genomic window of Thermus oshimai DSM 12092:
- a CDS encoding adenosylcobalamin-dependent ribonucleoside-diphosphate reductase has translation MPKAYREEEAWRLALDFFGGDELRAGVFLNRYALRDEEGRLLEATPEELWQRLARGVARVERGAEGEVLRLLGDFRFVPGGRILFGLGNWRKSTLFNCYFIPIREDSVRGIARFLEEAMRTFAYGGGVGTNADVLRPQGAKVGNAGVESSGAVSFLELFSTLAGVMGASGGRRGALMLTFSDTHPDLPAFIEAKTDPERRRIRHANLSVRVTDAFLEAALEDAPWTLSFTTPREEIQKTVRAREVWQALVEAAWKSAEPGLLFWDRIRTWATAQYGGLEVQGVNVCGEVPMEPYGACNLGSLNLAAFVQAPFTPKARLDFAALEEAAMGAVRFLDAIVDLGKTRHPLRAQRVASLRSRRIGLGVMGLADALAMLGLPYGSDEALALAEEALRRIKEAAYWESARLAKGKGPFPAFDPRAHLQSPFIQALPEPLFLQVEKGLRNAALLSIAPTGSISLLAGVTSGIEPIFALTYLRHAGGQVYLAEHPLLKRYRQAGGKDLPDWPTAHQVDPFRRVRLQAVLQRHVDQSISSTVNLPRETPKETVEKLFLAAWKEGCKGITVFREGSREEVIEPLPPLGVCTFCQTP, from the coding sequence GTGCCCAAGGCCTATCGGGAAGAGGAAGCCTGGCGGCTGGCCCTGGACTTCTTCGGTGGGGACGAGCTCAGGGCTGGGGTCTTCCTGAACCGCTACGCCCTTAGGGACGAGGAGGGCCGCCTTCTGGAGGCCACCCCCGAGGAGCTTTGGCAGAGGCTCGCCCGGGGGGTGGCCCGGGTGGAGCGGGGGGCGGAAGGGGAGGTGCTGAGGCTTCTCGGGGACTTCCGCTTCGTCCCCGGGGGGCGGATCCTCTTTGGCCTCGGGAACTGGCGCAAAAGCACCCTTTTCAACTGCTACTTCATCCCCATCCGAGAAGACTCCGTGCGGGGCATCGCCCGCTTTCTGGAGGAGGCCATGCGCACCTTCGCCTACGGGGGCGGGGTGGGCACCAACGCGGACGTCCTCCGCCCCCAAGGGGCCAAGGTGGGCAACGCCGGCGTGGAAAGCTCGGGGGCGGTGAGCTTTTTGGAGCTCTTCTCCACCCTGGCGGGGGTGATGGGGGCGAGCGGCGGCCGGCGGGGGGCCCTCATGCTCACCTTCTCCGACACCCACCCCGACCTCCCCGCCTTCATAGAGGCCAAGACCGACCCCGAGCGGCGGCGCATCCGCCACGCCAACCTCTCCGTGCGGGTTACGGACGCCTTCCTCGAGGCCGCCCTGGAAGACGCCCCCTGGACCCTAAGCTTCACCACGCCCCGGGAGGAGATCCAAAAGACGGTGCGGGCCAGGGAGGTGTGGCAGGCCCTGGTGGAGGCCGCCTGGAAAAGCGCCGAGCCCGGCCTGCTCTTCTGGGACCGGATCCGCACCTGGGCCACGGCCCAGTACGGGGGCCTGGAGGTCCAGGGGGTGAACGTCTGCGGGGAGGTGCCCATGGAGCCCTACGGGGCCTGCAACCTGGGAAGCCTGAACCTGGCGGCCTTCGTCCAGGCCCCCTTCACCCCCAAGGCCCGGCTGGACTTCGCCGCCCTGGAGGAGGCGGCCATGGGGGCGGTGCGCTTCCTGGACGCCATCGTGGACCTGGGGAAAACCCGCCACCCCCTAAGGGCCCAGCGGGTGGCCTCCCTCCGAAGCCGCCGCATCGGGCTTGGGGTCATGGGCCTGGCGGACGCCCTCGCCATGCTGGGCCTCCCCTACGGCTCAGACGAGGCCCTGGCCCTGGCGGAGGAGGCCCTGCGCCGCATTAAGGAGGCGGCCTACTGGGAAAGCGCCCGCCTGGCGAAGGGTAAAGGGCCCTTCCCCGCCTTTGACCCCCGGGCGCACCTCCAAAGCCCCTTCATCCAGGCCCTGCCCGAACCCCTCTTTCTCCAGGTGGAAAAGGGCCTGCGCAACGCCGCCCTCCTCTCCATCGCCCCCACGGGCTCCATCTCCCTCCTGGCGGGGGTGACGAGCGGGATCGAGCCCATCTTCGCCCTCACCTACCTGCGGCACGCGGGGGGGCAGGTCTACCTGGCGGAGCACCCCCTCTTGAAGCGCTACCGGCAAGCGGGGGGCAAGGACCTCCCGGACTGGCCCACGGCCCACCAGGTGGACCCCTTCCGGCGGGTGCGCCTCCAGGCGGTGCTCCAGCGGCACGTGGACCAGAGCATCTCCTCCACGGTGAACCTGCCCCGGGAAACCCCCAAGGAAACCGTGGAAAAGCTCTTCCTGGCCGCCTGGAAGGAGGGGTGCAAGGGGATCACCGTCTTCCGGGAGGGGAGCCGGGAAGAGGTCATCGAGCCCCTACCCCCCTTGGGCGTGTGCACCTTCTGCCAGACCCCATGA
- the glpX gene encoding class II fructose-bisphosphatase: MEIERRLVLEVVRVTEQAALAASRFAGKGDKEAVDEAGTEAMRRVLNELPIRGTVVIGEGEMDEAPMLYIGEVLGQGGVEVDIAVDPVEGTTTAAKGLPNAVTVIALSEKGGLFHAPDMYMEKLIVPPPAAGLVDLTWPVSANLKALALALQRAVEDLVIVVLDRPRHERLIREIREAGARVKLISDGDVIAALAAAIRGTGVHAVMGIGGAPEGVLAAAALKCLGGEIQARFTPQNEEERARLRAMGGDERRVYRTEDLAPGREIVFAATGITDGDILQGVRFFGGGARTHSIVMGHATRVVRFIDSIHLFETGARVTIRV; encoded by the coding sequence ATGGAAATTGAGCGCCGACTGGTCCTGGAGGTGGTGCGGGTCACGGAGCAGGCGGCCCTGGCCGCCAGCCGCTTCGCGGGCAAGGGGGACAAGGAGGCGGTGGACGAGGCGGGCACCGAGGCCATGCGCCGCGTCCTGAACGAACTCCCCATCCGGGGCACGGTGGTCATCGGGGAGGGGGAGATGGACGAGGCCCCCATGCTCTACATCGGCGAGGTCCTGGGCCAGGGAGGGGTGGAGGTGGACATCGCCGTGGACCCCGTGGAGGGCACCACCACCGCGGCCAAGGGCCTCCCCAACGCGGTCACCGTCATCGCCCTAAGCGAGAAAGGGGGGCTCTTCCACGCCCCCGACATGTACATGGAAAAGCTCATCGTCCCTCCCCCTGCGGCCGGGCTCGTGGACCTCACCTGGCCCGTCTCCGCCAACCTCAAGGCCCTGGCCTTGGCCCTGCAGCGGGCGGTGGAGGACCTGGTCATCGTGGTCCTGGACCGGCCCCGGCACGAACGGCTCATCCGGGAGATCCGCGAGGCCGGGGCCCGGGTCAAGCTCATCTCCGACGGGGACGTCATCGCCGCCCTGGCCGCGGCCATAAGGGGCACGGGGGTGCACGCGGTCATGGGCATCGGCGGGGCCCCGGAAGGGGTCTTGGCGGCGGCGGCGCTCAAGTGCCTCGGGGGGGAGATCCAGGCCCGCTTCACCCCCCAAAACGAGGAGGAGCGGGCCCGCCTCAGGGCCATGGGGGGGGATGAAAGGCGGGTCTACCGCACGGAGGACCTGGCCCCAGGCCGGGAGATCGTCTTCGCCGCCACCGGCATCACCGACGGGGACATCCTCCAGGGGGTGCGCTTCTTCGGCGGCGGCGCCCGGACCCACTCCATCGTCATGGGCCACGCCACCCGGGTGGTGCGCTTTATAGATTCCATTCACCTTTTTGAAACGGGGGCCCGGGTGACCATCCGGGTCTAG
- the hisIE gene encoding bifunctional phosphoribosyl-AMP cyclohydrolase/phosphoribosyl-ATP diphosphatase HisIE — MDLSQVRFDEGGLVPVVVQDARTGEVLTLAYANREALEETLRTRRSTFYSRSRKALWRKGETSGHVQEVVEVLLDCDGDAVVYRVLPQGPACHTGERSCFHRALLPGNPPLGFVLAQVYATIEERLKTLPEGSYVARLHREGLDRILKKIGEEAGEVMIAAKNHNPEELRHEAADLLFHLLLVLAEEGVGLEALAETLWARHRPRPV; from the coding sequence ATTGACCTTTCCCAGGTGCGCTTTGACGAAGGGGGCTTGGTGCCGGTGGTGGTGCAGGACGCCCGCACGGGGGAGGTCCTCACCCTGGCCTACGCCAACCGGGAGGCCCTGGAGGAAACCCTAAGGACGAGGCGGAGCACCTTCTACAGCCGAAGCCGGAAGGCCCTCTGGCGCAAGGGGGAGACCTCCGGGCACGTGCAGGAGGTGGTGGAGGTCCTCCTGGACTGCGACGGGGACGCGGTGGTCTACCGGGTCCTGCCCCAGGGCCCCGCCTGCCACACCGGGGAGAGGAGCTGCTTCCACCGGGCCCTCCTGCCCGGGAACCCCCCTCTCGGCTTCGTCCTGGCCCAGGTCTACGCCACCATAGAGGAGCGCCTGAAGACCCTCCCCGAGGGGAGCTACGTGGCCCGGCTACACCGGGAGGGGCTGGACCGCATCCTGAAGAAGATCGGGGAGGAGGCGGGGGAAGTCATGATCGCCGCCAAAAACCACAACCCAGAGGAGCTCCGCCACGAGGCCGCGGACCTCCTCTTCCACCTTCTTTTGGTCCTGGCGGAGGAGGGGGTGGGCCTCGAGGCCCTGGCGGAGACCCTCTGGGCGCGGCACCGGCCCCGGCCGGTATGA
- the hisF gene encoding imidazole glycerol phosphate synthase subunit HisF codes for MGLAKRIIPCLDVHAGRVVKGVNFVNLKDAGDPVEAARAYDGSGADELVFLDISATHEERAILLDVVARVAESVFIPLTVGGGVRSVEDARRLLKAGADKVSVNSAAVRRPELIAELADHFGAQAVVLAIDARWKGDFPEVHVAGGRIPTGLHAVEWAVRGAELGAGEILLTSMDRDGTKEGYDLKLTEMVAQAVNVPVIASGGAGRMEHFLEAFAAGAEAALAASVFHFGEISIPKLKGFLAQRGVEVRLD; via the coding sequence GTGGGCCTGGCCAAGCGCATCATCCCCTGCCTGGACGTCCACGCGGGCCGCGTGGTGAAGGGGGTGAACTTCGTGAACCTAAAGGACGCGGGGGACCCGGTGGAGGCCGCCCGGGCCTACGACGGGAGCGGGGCGGACGAGCTGGTCTTCCTGGACATCTCCGCCACCCACGAGGAGCGGGCCATCCTTCTGGACGTGGTGGCGAGGGTGGCGGAGTCCGTCTTCATCCCCCTCACCGTGGGGGGCGGGGTGCGGAGCGTGGAGGACGCCAGGCGGCTCCTCAAGGCCGGGGCGGACAAGGTGAGCGTGAACTCCGCGGCCGTCCGGCGCCCCGAGCTCATCGCCGAGCTCGCCGACCACTTCGGCGCCCAGGCGGTGGTCCTGGCCATTGACGCCCGCTGGAAGGGGGATTTCCCCGAGGTCCACGTGGCGGGGGGGCGCATCCCCACGGGCCTCCACGCGGTGGAGTGGGCGGTGCGGGGGGCGGAGCTGGGCGCGGGGGAGATCCTCCTCACCAGCATGGACCGGGACGGGACCAAGGAGGGGTACGACCTGAAGCTCACGGAGATGGTGGCCCAGGCGGTGAACGTGCCGGTGATCGCCAGCGGGGGCGCCGGCCGGATGGAGCACTTCCTGGAGGCCTTCGCCGCGGGGGCGGAGGCCGCCTTGGCCGCCAGCGTCTTCCACTTCGGGGAGATCTCCATCCCAAAGCTCAAGGGCTTCCTGGCCCAAAGGGGCGTGGAGGTGCGCCTTGATTGA
- the trmFO gene encoding methylenetetrahydrofolate--tRNA-(uracil(54)-C(5))-methyltransferase (FADH(2)-oxidizing) TrmFO gives MERVNVVGAGLAGSEAAWTLLRLGVPVRLFEMRPKRMTPAHATDRFAEIVCSNSLGGEGETQAKGLLQAEMRLAGSLVMEAAHRARVPAGGALAVDREEFSAYITERLSAHPLLEVVREEVREIPEGITVLATGPLTGEALAEALKRRFGDHFLAYYDAASPIVLYESIDLTKCFRAGRYGQSADYLNCPMTEEEYRRFHEALLEAQRHTPHEWERLEFFEACVPVEELARRGYQTLLFGPMKPVGLKDPRTGREPFAVVQLRQEDKAGRMWSLVGFQTGLKWPEQKRLIQMIPGLENAEIVRYGVMHRNTYLNAPRLLQETLEFKGEEGLFAAGVLAGVEGYLESAATGFLAGLNAARKVLGLPPTAPPEESMLGALVRFLATANPEGFQPMNANWGLVPPVEVKDKKAKRQAMYQRGLQAFARWLEELLPVPNP, from the coding sequence ATGGAACGGGTGAACGTGGTGGGCGCTGGGCTTGCGGGGAGCGAGGCCGCCTGGACCCTCCTCCGCCTGGGGGTGCCCGTGCGCCTTTTTGAGATGCGACCCAAGCGCATGACCCCCGCCCACGCCACCGACCGCTTCGCGGAGATCGTCTGCTCCAACTCCTTAGGGGGGGAAGGGGAGACCCAGGCCAAGGGCCTTCTCCAGGCGGAGATGCGCCTTGCGGGAAGCCTGGTCATGGAGGCCGCCCATAGGGCCCGGGTCCCCGCCGGGGGGGCCCTCGCCGTGGACCGGGAGGAGTTTTCCGCCTACATCACGGAGAGGCTTTCCGCCCACCCCCTTTTGGAGGTGGTGCGGGAGGAGGTGCGGGAGATCCCGGAGGGCATCACCGTCCTCGCCACCGGCCCCCTTACGGGCGAGGCCCTAGCGGAGGCCCTGAAGCGGCGCTTCGGGGACCACTTCCTGGCCTACTACGACGCGGCAAGCCCCATCGTCCTCTACGAGAGCATTGACCTCACAAAGTGCTTCCGTGCGGGCCGCTACGGCCAGAGCGCGGACTACCTGAACTGCCCCATGACGGAGGAGGAGTACCGCCGCTTCCACGAGGCCCTCCTCGAGGCCCAGCGCCACACCCCCCACGAGTGGGAGAGGCTAGAGTTCTTCGAGGCCTGCGTGCCGGTGGAGGAGCTCGCCCGCCGGGGCTACCAGACCCTCCTCTTCGGCCCCATGAAGCCCGTGGGGCTCAAGGACCCCCGCACGGGGCGGGAGCCCTTCGCCGTGGTCCAGCTCCGCCAGGAGGACAAGGCGGGGCGGATGTGGAGCCTGGTGGGCTTCCAGACCGGGCTCAAGTGGCCCGAGCAGAAGCGCCTCATCCAGATGATCCCCGGGCTGGAGAACGCGGAGATCGTGCGCTACGGGGTCATGCACCGGAACACCTACCTGAACGCCCCCCGGCTCCTCCAGGAGACCCTGGAGTTTAAGGGGGAGGAGGGCCTCTTCGCCGCGGGGGTCCTGGCGGGGGTGGAGGGCTACCTAGAAAGCGCGGCCACGGGCTTCCTCGCCGGGCTCAACGCCGCCCGCAAGGTCCTTGGCCTTCCCCCCACCGCCCCCCCGGAGGAGAGCATGCTGGGGGCCTTGGTGCGTTTCCTGGCCACGGCCAACCCCGAGGGCTTCCAGCCCATGAACGCCAACTGGGGCCTGGTGCCCCCGGTGGAGGTCAAGGACAAGAAGGCCAAGCGCCAGGCCATGTACCAAAGGGGCCTACAGGCCTTCGCCCGCTGGCTGGAGGAGCTCCTCCCCGTGCCCAACCCTTAG
- the uvrA gene encoding excinuclease ABC subunit UvrA, translated as MDRIVIRGAREHNLKNISLELPRGKFIVITGVSGSGKSTLAFDTLYAEGQRRYVESLSSYARQFLGVMDKPEVESIEGLSPAISIDQKTTSHNPRSTVGTVTEIHDYLRLLFARVGTAHCPECGRPIEKQSATEITDRLLARPPGTRAILMAPLVRGRKGEYRKLFAQLLKEGYARVRVDGVIYPLEEAQGLNLEKYEKHDIDLVIDRVALREEERPRIAEAVELALLRGEGLLRVLYPDLGEEELFSEKFACPEHGSVLEELEPRIFSFNAPYGACPACSGLGYKQEFDPALVVNPEASLAEGAILPWARGRDTGRSYLWERLRALAEHLGFDLKTPFKDLPEEAQKAVLYGLPEPFQVVFRRGGKETFRVEVHYEGVIPWLEKRYQEAESEGVREVLEGFMSLRPCPVCGGTRYKKEVLSVRVAGKNIAEVSALPVREALEFFRGLEEKLPPFQAKIAHPILREIVERLGFLVDVGLDYLTLDRAANTLSGGEAQRIRLATQVGSGLTGVLYVLDEPSIGLHPRDNQRLIRTLKRLQALGNTLIVVEHDEETMRAADWIVDMGPGAGIHGGEVVAEGPLEAILNSPRSLTGAYLRGEKKIAVPRERRKGNGKWLVLKGARANNLKGVTLRIPLGRFVAVTGPSGSGKSTLIHDVLYAALAQKLMRAKAVPGPYEALEGLEHLDKVIEIDQSPIGRTPRSNPATYTGIFDEIRDLFAKTPEARKRGYGPGRFSFNVKGGRCEACGGDGTVKIEMLFLPDLYVPCEVCKGKRYNKETLEVKLRGKNIADVLDMTVEEALDFFQNIPTIARKLQLMVDVGLGYMKLGQPSPTLSGGEAQRIKLATELGRKATGRTLYILDEPTTGLHFDDVAKLLDVLHRLVDAGNTVVVIEHNLDVVKTADWVIDLGPEGGDRGGEIVAEGTPEEVARSGSPTGVFLARIPEIAERIGVAAD; from the coding sequence ATGGACCGCATCGTCATCCGGGGCGCGCGGGAGCACAACCTCAAGAACATCAGCCTGGAGCTTCCGCGGGGCAAGTTCATCGTCATCACCGGGGTTTCGGGCTCGGGGAAGAGCACCCTGGCCTTTGACACCCTGTACGCGGAGGGGCAGCGGCGCTACGTGGAAAGCCTCTCCAGCTACGCCCGCCAGTTCCTGGGGGTCATGGACAAGCCCGAGGTGGAGAGCATCGAGGGCCTCTCCCCTGCCATCTCCATTGACCAGAAGACCACCAGCCACAACCCCCGCTCCACCGTGGGCACGGTGACGGAGATCCACGACTACCTCCGCCTCCTCTTCGCCCGGGTGGGCACCGCCCACTGCCCCGAGTGCGGCCGCCCCATAGAGAAGCAGTCCGCCACGGAGATCACCGACCGCCTCCTCGCCCGCCCCCCGGGGACCCGGGCCATCCTCATGGCCCCCCTGGTGCGGGGAAGGAAGGGGGAGTACCGCAAGCTCTTCGCCCAGCTCCTCAAGGAGGGGTACGCCCGGGTGCGGGTGGACGGGGTCATCTACCCCCTGGAGGAGGCCCAGGGGCTGAATCTGGAAAAGTACGAAAAGCACGACATTGACCTGGTCATTGACCGGGTGGCCCTCCGCGAAGAGGAGCGGCCCCGGATCGCGGAGGCGGTGGAGCTCGCCCTCCTCCGGGGGGAAGGCCTCTTAAGGGTCCTCTACCCCGACCTGGGCGAGGAGGAGCTCTTCTCGGAGAAGTTCGCCTGCCCGGAGCACGGGAGCGTGCTGGAGGAGCTGGAACCCCGCATCTTCTCCTTCAACGCCCCCTACGGGGCCTGCCCCGCCTGCTCGGGGCTTGGGTACAAGCAGGAGTTTGACCCCGCCCTGGTGGTGAACCCCGAGGCCTCCTTGGCGGAAGGGGCCATCCTCCCCTGGGCCCGGGGGCGGGACACGGGCCGGAGCTACCTCTGGGAGCGGCTTAGGGCCTTGGCGGAGCACCTGGGCTTTGACCTCAAGACCCCCTTCAAGGACCTGCCCGAGGAGGCCCAGAAGGCGGTGCTCTACGGCCTCCCCGAGCCCTTCCAGGTGGTCTTCCGCCGGGGGGGGAAGGAGACCTTCCGGGTGGAGGTGCACTACGAGGGGGTCATCCCCTGGCTGGAAAAGCGCTACCAGGAGGCGGAGTCCGAAGGGGTGCGGGAGGTCCTGGAGGGGTTCATGAGCCTAAGGCCCTGCCCGGTCTGCGGGGGGACGCGGTACAAGAAGGAGGTCCTCTCCGTGCGGGTGGCGGGGAAGAACATCGCCGAGGTCTCGGCCCTCCCGGTGCGGGAGGCCCTGGAGTTCTTCCGGGGCCTCGAGGAAAAGCTCCCCCCCTTCCAGGCCAAGATCGCCCACCCCATCCTGCGGGAGATCGTGGAGCGGCTGGGCTTTTTGGTGGACGTGGGCCTGGACTACCTCACCCTGGACCGGGCGGCCAACACCCTCTCCGGCGGGGAGGCCCAAAGGATCCGCCTGGCCACCCAGGTGGGCTCGGGGCTCACCGGGGTGCTCTACGTGCTGGACGAGCCCAGTATCGGCCTCCACCCCCGGGACAACCAGCGCCTCATCCGGACCCTGAAGCGCCTCCAGGCCCTGGGGAACACCCTCATCGTGGTGGAGCACGACGAGGAGACCATGCGGGCCGCGGACTGGATCGTGGACATGGGCCCGGGGGCGGGGATCCACGGGGGGGAGGTGGTGGCGGAAGGCCCCCTGGAGGCCATCCTGAATAGCCCAAGAAGCCTCACCGGGGCCTACCTCCGGGGGGAGAAGAAGATCGCCGTGCCCCGGGAAAGGCGGAAGGGGAACGGGAAGTGGCTGGTCCTCAAGGGGGCTAGGGCCAACAACCTGAAAGGGGTCACCCTGAGGATCCCCCTAGGCCGCTTCGTGGCCGTGACCGGGCCTTCGGGCAGCGGCAAGAGCACCCTCATCCACGACGTGCTCTACGCCGCTTTGGCCCAGAAGCTCATGCGGGCCAAGGCCGTCCCCGGGCCCTACGAGGCCCTGGAGGGCCTCGAGCACCTGGACAAGGTCATCGAGATAGACCAGTCCCCCATCGGCCGCACCCCCCGCTCCAACCCCGCCACCTACACCGGCATCTTTGACGAGATCCGCGACCTCTTCGCCAAGACCCCGGAGGCCAGGAAACGGGGGTACGGCCCCGGCCGCTTCTCCTTCAACGTGAAGGGGGGCCGGTGCGAGGCCTGCGGGGGGGACGGCACGGTAAAGATTGAGATGCTCTTCCTCCCCGACCTCTACGTGCCCTGCGAGGTGTGCAAGGGCAAGCGCTACAACAAGGAGACCCTGGAGGTGAAGCTTCGGGGCAAGAACATCGCCGACGTGCTGGACATGACCGTGGAGGAGGCCCTGGACTTCTTCCAGAACATCCCCACCATCGCCCGCAAGCTCCAGCTCATGGTGGACGTGGGCCTGGGCTACATGAAGCTGGGCCAGCCCTCCCCCACCCTCTCCGGGGGCGAGGCCCAACGGATCAAGCTGGCCACGGAGCTGGGGCGCAAGGCCACGGGCCGCACCCTCTACATCCTGGACGAACCCACCACCGGCCTCCACTTTGACGACGTGGCCAAGCTCCTAGACGTCCTCCACCGCCTGGTGGACGCGGGGAACACCGTGGTGGTCATCGAGCACAACCTGGACGTGGTGAAGACCGCGGACTGGGTCATAGACCTGGGCCCCGAAGGGGGGGACCGGGGCGGGGAGATCGTGGCCGAGGGCACCCCGGAGGAGGTGGCCCGCTCGGGAAGCCCCACCGGGGTCTTCCTGGCCAGGATCCCGGAGATCGCGGAGAGGATCGGGGTGGCGGCGGACTAA
- a CDS encoding type II toxin-antitoxin system VapC family toxin, whose protein sequence is MGRLVLDASAAAEYLLRTPLGLQVEALVGEHLLYAPALLDAEVLAVLRKAVLSGRLSEKRAQEAVEDLRSWPLRRVDHRALLEEAWGLRERVSAYDALYVALARRLSAPLLTADGPLARTPGLGVPLLHLRL, encoded by the coding sequence GTGGGGCGGCTCGTCCTAGACGCCTCTGCCGCGGCGGAATACCTCCTCCGCACCCCCCTCGGGCTCCAGGTGGAGGCCCTGGTCGGGGAACACCTCCTTTACGCCCCTGCCCTTTTGGACGCGGAGGTTCTGGCCGTCCTGAGAAAAGCCGTCCTATCGGGAAGGCTTTCGGAAAAACGGGCCCAAGAGGCGGTGGAAGACCTCAGGAGCTGGCCCCTAAGGCGGGTGGACCACCGCGCGCTTTTGGAAGAGGCCTGGGGCCTTAGGGAACGGGTTTCGGCCTACGACGCCCTCTACGTGGCCCTGGCCCGGAGGCTTTCCGCCCCTCTCCTCACGGCGGATGGCCCTCTGGCCCGAACCCCCGGGCTTGGGGTGCCCCTCCTCCACCTCCGCCTCTAG
- a CDS encoding YlcI/YnfO family protein, whose product MSTLQVKRVPPELKARLLRQAKAQGVSLSEWVLRALEREVERAEWEERLRGREAVHLGVPAGALLEEAREERWGGSS is encoded by the coding sequence GTGAGCACCCTTCAGGTCAAGAGGGTCCCCCCGGAGCTCAAGGCCCGCCTCCTCCGCCAGGCCAAAGCCCAGGGGGTCTCCCTCAGCGAATGGGTCCTAAGGGCCCTGGAGCGGGAGGTGGAGCGGGCCGAGTGGGAGGAACGGCTAAGGGGCCGGGAAGCGGTCCACCTCGGGGTACCGGCCGGCGCCCTCCTGGAAGAAGCGCGGGAGGAACGGTGGGGCGGCTCGTCCTAG
- a CDS encoding SIS domain-containing protein: MASHFRRESEEAPLVVERLLRENRGEVEGLAAFLRRRPPALVLTVARGSSDHAALFAKYLLEARLLWPTLSFAPSVLTLYRARPRLPHPALLLAFSQSGESPDVVEAVRAFREAGVLTVALVNREDSPLAQAAEVLLPLHAGEEKAVAASKSFLAMLAAFLQLFAHLLEEGRLREALPLLPEALFRALGVEGSLEYLEEAEGLFALGRGFAYPLALEAALKLKEVAALHAEGLSLAEFLHGPQALLEEGFPVLALVQKDEAFEGALSALEGLKAKGAHLLVLSAEPDALALAHSPLKVPLALPPELNPLLLAQAFYPLAEALARARGQDPDRPRHLSKVTRTR, translated from the coding sequence ATGGCATCCCACTTCCGCCGGGAGTCCGAGGAAGCCCCCCTGGTGGTGGAGCGCCTTCTCCGGGAGAACCGGGGTGAGGTGGAGGGCCTGGCCGCCTTCCTCCGGCGGCGCCCCCCGGCCCTGGTCCTCACCGTGGCCCGGGGGAGTTCGGACCACGCGGCCCTCTTCGCCAAGTACCTCCTCGAGGCCCGCCTTCTCTGGCCCACCCTCTCCTTCGCCCCTTCCGTCCTCACCCTCTACCGGGCCAGGCCCCGCCTGCCCCACCCCGCCCTCCTCCTGGCCTTTAGCCAAAGCGGGGAAAGCCCGGACGTGGTGGAGGCGGTGCGGGCCTTCCGGGAGGCGGGGGTCCTCACCGTGGCCTTGGTGAACCGGGAGGATAGCCCCCTGGCCCAGGCGGCGGAGGTCCTCCTCCCCCTCCACGCGGGGGAGGAAAAGGCGGTGGCCGCCAGCAAGAGCTTTCTCGCCATGCTGGCCGCTTTCCTCCAGCTTTTCGCCCACCTCCTGGAGGAGGGGCGCCTAAGGGAGGCCCTCCCCCTCCTCCCCGAGGCCCTCTTCCGGGCCCTGGGGGTGGAGGGGAGCCTGGAGTACCTGGAGGAGGCGGAGGGGCTTTTCGCCCTGGGCCGGGGGTTTGCCTACCCCCTGGCCCTCGAGGCCGCCCTCAAGCTCAAGGAGGTGGCCGCCCTCCACGCGGAAGGCCTTTCCCTGGCGGAGTTCCTCCACGGGCCCCAGGCCCTATTGGAAGAGGGCTTTCCCGTTCTCGCCCTGGTGCAGAAGGACGAGGCCTTTGAGGGTGCCCTTTCCGCTCTGGAGGGTCTTAAGGCCAAGGGGGCCCACCTCCTGGTCCTCTCCGCCGAGCCCGACGCCCTGGCCCTGGCCCATAGCCCCCTCAAGGTCCCCCTGGCCCTCCCCCCGGAGCTCAACCCCCTCCTCCTGGCCCAGGCCTTCTACCCCTTGGCCGAGGCCCTGGCCCGGGCACGGGGCCAGGACCCCGACCGGCCCCGGCACCTTTCCAAGGTCACCCGGACCCGGTAG
- a CDS encoding tRNA-binding protein yields MNPLEAFQLLDLRVGRVLKAEPHEKARKPSYKLWIDLGPLGVKTSSAQITELYRPEELVGRLVVCAVNLGTRSVAGFPSEVLVLGVPDEEGRVVLLTPERPVPLGGRVF; encoded by the coding sequence ATGAACCCCTTGGAAGCCTTCCAGCTCCTGGACCTAAGGGTGGGGCGCGTCCTAAAGGCCGAGCCCCACGAGAAGGCCAGAAAACCCAGCTACAAGCTCTGGATTGACCTCGGGCCCCTAGGGGTAAAGACGAGCTCGGCCCAGATCACCGAGCTCTACCGCCCGGAGGAGCTCGTGGGGCGGCTTGTGGTCTGCGCGGTGAACCTGGGCACCCGCTCTGTGGCCGGCTTCCCCTCGGAGGTGCTGGTGCTGGGGGTACCGGACGAGGAGGGGCGGGTGGTCCTCCTCACCCCGGAGAGGCCCGTGCCCCTAGGGGGGAGGGTGTTCTAA